ATGCAAATGCTTTCTCACTCGGTAACAGTTCCTCTCGCTGAATGTTAGCGTCCACCATCGCAATCACGGCATCATCATCCGATAATTCTCTTACGATTGCCGGAATAGTCGTAAGTCCTGCAAGCTGTGCTGCATGCATTCTTCTATGACCGGATACCATTTCATATTCTTCATTATCATCCATTCGAAGCAGTACCGGTGTCAGTACTCCATTGATCCTTACACTTTCAACCAGATCCTGCATCTTTTCATCATCCAGCACCTTGAACGGATGATTTTTAAACGGATGGATCTTACTGATTTCTATCTCCATTGCAGATTCTTCATTTACCACACCCAGCAGTTCATCAATGCTTGCCAGTTTAATCTTTTCGCCACTTCTATTTTTCATTTTTCAAAACCTCCTGTGTTAAGTTCTTATATGCTTCGGCAACTTTTCCTTTCGGGCAGTGCATGTAGATGCTTTTTCCCTCTGCACTGGTCTCAGCAGCTTTTACAGACATCGGGATCACATTTTCAAATACCTCGATCTGACTTCCGTAGGTTGTATGTACTCTCGATGCAATATCCCTTGCGTAATTGGTTCTGAAATCTACCATAGTCAGGAGAATGCCCTCTATCGCCAGTTTCCGGTTCAGTCTTTTCTTTACTGTAAGAATGGTCTTAATCAGCTGCTGAAGTCCTTTCACAGGCAGATATGCGGCCTGCACAGGTATCAGAACAGAATCAGAAGAGACCAGTGCATTGATCGTCATCATACCAAGGCTCGGCATACAGTCGATCAGTATATAATCGTATCGTGATCTTATCGCATCGATATATTCCTTCATGATCATTTCTCTGCTCATAACATTTCCCATCGTTACTTCCAGGGCAGAAAGCTCAATATTTGCCGGAAGTAGATCTACATTTTCCTGGTGATGTAAGATACCATCTTCCAGAGAGATTTCTTCTTCGTTAATGACATCCATCATGATCGTTGCCAGTGTAATGCGAAGATCATCCGGTTCCTCATATCCAAGACTTGCGGTTAAACTTCCCTGTGGATCCGCGTCGATCAGCAACACTTTCTTACCTTCTCTTGCCAGTCCAATGCCTACATTTACGGTTGTGGTGGTCTTTCCAACGCCACCTTTCTGGTTTACTACGGATATAACTTTACACATGATTTCTTCCTCCTTTAACTTTCCCATGATTCTTTTTTCCATAATTTCAACAGTGCCAGTATTTCCCGCTTCATCATTGCCGGTGTATAGGAATTCGGAAAATACTTATGTAGCTGTTCGTTTGTGAAAGCCACTCTTGTGATTTCACCCTTTTTAACCTCACACATGATTTCTTCCATCTTTTCCAGTGACAACTGCTTTTCTTTACTCAGTTGCCGGATCCTCTGGGCCTGTGAGAGTGATGGGATTGCCTGTGCATACTCCATTGCTACAAGCAGTTCTCTTTGTTCTTTTTCACTTAATGCAGCTATCTCTACAGCCGGACAAAAAGAAATGATCTCATCATCCAGTTTCTGCAACATTTCCGGTATCAGTTTTGTCAGTGAGATATAACGCTGCACTTGTTTTGGACTATCACCACAATCTTCACTGATGATTTCTATTGCCCGCTTTCTTGGTGTTTTGTGGTCAACTTGGCTCTTTTTTCGACCACTTTTTCTTTTTAATACGTCATTCTTCAGTTTGTAAGCAAAAGCTTTTTCACTGTAGCTGATCCGTTCTCTGTGAAGATTGGAATCTACCATGCTCAAGATGGAATCATCTTCACTTAATACCCGGATGATCACCGGTACTTTACGGTATCCCAGTTTCTCCGCAGCATGTTTTCTTCTGTGACCGGATATGATCTCATAGTATCCATCCGGTACCGGTCTGACGATCAGCGGATTTAATATTCCATACTTCTCAATGCTTTCCTGCAGAAGAAACATTTCCTTATCATCTTTCACCTGAAACGGATGCTCTTTGAACGGTCGAAGACGCTCAATCTCAATTTCTATGATTCTTTCTTCGTTTTCTCCTGATTGCCTGTTTGGTTCAGTCATCTTGACTCCTTTCCTCCAGGATTCAGGAAATAAAAAATGCCTGCCTGGAACTTTTATAGATAGTAAAGTTCCAAACAGACATTGCTGTTTGACCATTAGCTGTAGCTAATAGAATTGAATACTGTTTCAGCTAATTCATGTTTGCAGGTTTGGGAGAGATTGTTTCTTTTCCCGCCTTTTCTCTGATTTACATCCCCGAATAGGGGGTGACAACAGAGCGGAACCCAAATGTTAGCTGAACTTCCTAAAACCCATGTTTGCAAACAGGTGATTTTGATTAGCTGTCAGCTAACAAAAATCGGATTGCGTTAGCTGGTAATTGATCATTTTGAATGGAAAATCATGTCACGAACGTGATTAGAAAATAACAAAAGCGTTCGCTGTCAGCTAATCCAGCTAACATTTTCGAACGCTTTGAAGCCCGTCGCCAAGAGGATTTGAACCTCCGACCCCTCGCTTAGGAGGCGAGTGCTCTATCCAGCTGAGCTATGACGACACATGCCGCAAACCCTTGATTTTACTGGGTTTCTGGGATTTTCCCTTCGGCCATATATAAGATTATCAACTCTTTTTCGAGTTGTCAATCTACAGATTTTTTTGATTTGGTAACATTAGAACGTTCCCCAATTTGGGGAATGCTTTGTTGTCACCATTAGCATTTTTCAGAATAGATTCGAACTGAAAGTTGTTTTTCATTTTTTCCCTTTGGGGAATGCCTCGGCTTTCTCTTAGGAGGCGAATGCTCTATCCAGCTGAGCTATGCCGACATACGATTTTGGCTTAAAATCAAGGTTTTCCAGCCTTTTTGATCACCCGGATCGGTGACCGATTTTTTCTATTTTCAGCCGATATTTTTTTCGGCGAAAATGCTATTTGCGTCCTCTGCAGCACTTGGCTTTTCTAATCAAAATTCTCAGTACCGAATTGCCATCGACACCTGAGTACTTTTCAAAAGTTCTCAGTACAGGTCCCCCCTTAGGAGGCGAGTGCTCTATCCAGCTGAGCTACGAAGACACATTAACATACATAAAGTATATTAAATTATTTTTTTTCTTTTGTCAAGCCTACAGGCAGTCTACTTCTCCCTGCAGCCAAAGAATCCCTTTAAATCTGCGTCCTACTTTAGGTTCACCCATCAAATCTTCTTTTGCTATAGTGAATTCAATCTGAATGGAATTGCACTCTACTGATAAGTAATAAAATATCTCTTTCGTTCTGCTGTTCTGCATTTCCATCACATTGATGATTTTTCCAAGAACAGAATATTTATCACATTCTACACTATGAGGCATAAAATACGATGTTACAATGGTAAATAGATCTTCCTTTTTTGATCTGCTGCTGACTGCGGTATATGTATCCATATCTTCTAGTGTCAGCTGTTCCATTGCCTCAATATCTCCTGCTTTTGCAGCATCGATCATTTCATTACGGAGTTCATTTCCCTTTCGTTCTTCCCGTTCCTGAAATTCATCTTTTTCGACTGGTAAAATAATCATTCCCTTTTTTGACATTCCGGATAAAGTTATACTATTTATCTTATCATGAAACTTCCCATAAACTATTTTTAAATAGTCTACTGGATTATTTACATGAAATATTAGTGGGATACCAATATTATTCTCATCACAAATGCCCGCATACCCTTCTTTATCTGTATA
This Anaerobutyricum hallii DNA region includes the following protein-coding sequences:
- a CDS encoding ParA family protein, with protein sequence MCKVISVVNQKGGVGKTTTTVNVGIGLAREGKKVLLIDADPQGSLTASLGYEEPDDLRITLATIMMDVINEEEISLEDGILHHQENVDLLPANIELSALEVTMGNVMSREMIMKEYIDAIRSRYDYILIDCMPSLGMMTINALVSSDSVLIPVQAAYLPVKGLQQLIKTILTVKKRLNRKLAIEGILLTMVDFRTNYARDIASRVHTTYGSQIEVFENVIPMSVKAAETSAEGKSIYMHCPKGKVAEAYKNLTQEVLKNEK
- a CDS encoding ParB/RepB/Spo0J family partition protein; its protein translation is MVKQQCLFGTLLSIKVPGRHFLFPESWRKGVKMTEPNRQSGENEERIIEIEIERLRPFKEHPFQVKDDKEMFLLQESIEKYGILNPLIVRPVPDGYYEIISGHRRKHAAEKLGYRKVPVIIRVLSEDDSILSMVDSNLHRERISYSEKAFAYKLKNDVLKRKSGRKKSQVDHKTPRKRAIEIISEDCGDSPKQVQRYISLTKLIPEMLQKLDDEIISFCPAVEIAALSEKEQRELLVAMEYAQAIPSLSQAQRIRQLSKEKQLSLEKMEEIMCEVKKGEITRVAFTNEQLHKYFPNSYTPAMMKREILALLKLWKKESWES
- a CDS encoding DUF3881 family protein yields the protein MREYLKAIGFSDLNSRKKIDELINEIKKNPSRKNWFQIDEEEAIFIYEKDFAEAVGIAVIEVMDRDGYRVTDHFYPYVRGANYLYHEDLEFEHYTDKEGYAGICDENNIGIPLIFHVNNPVDYLKIVYGKFHDKINSITLSGMSKKGMIILPVEKDEFQEREERKGNELRNEMIDAAKAGDIEAMEQLTLEDMDTYTAVSSRSKKEDLFTIVTSYFMPHSVECDKYSVLGKIINVMEMQNSRTKEIFYYLSVECNSIQIEFTIAKEDLMGEPKVGRRFKGILWLQGEVDCL